A window from Sphingomonas sp. NBWT7 encodes these proteins:
- a CDS encoding transposase: MPLGQCQPDAPHSAHRRLLAPVADPARNPKSAALAVAEFATIRLRLLKVAARVIESATRIRIAFASACPDAATFKAVATNLRPAPT, translated from the coding sequence GTGCCGCTCGGCCAATGCCAACCAGATGCGCCTCATTCTGCACACCGCCGCCTACTGGCTCCTGTGGCGGATCCAGCAAGAAATCCAAAATCTGCCGCGCTTGCCGTCGCCGAGTTCGCAACGATCCGCCTCCGGTTGCTCAAGGTCGCCGCCCGCGTCATTGAATCCGCAACGCGCATCCGCATCGCCTTCGCGTCAGCATGCCCCGATGCCGCCACGTTCAAGGCCGTCGCCACCAACCTTCGGCCTGCTCCTACATAG